One window of the Leishmania panamensis strain MHOM/PA/94/PSC-1 chromosome 12 sequence genome contains the following:
- a CDS encoding hypothetical protein (TriTrypDB/GeneDB-style sysID: LpmP.12.0310), which produces MQRLQYGPQQQPPPPQQQQQERQSATAEAVDVPYSDANIAMVLSLSPFSEFCKLRDNWTAKPLIRGRYIGMCGGDPAQRERREDFEHITLTSSPSASTHAFGGGARRHTVWGQVEAYSRSAAGKTIDPAQQRTPLALEKSMHFLVEHYLRVPHTHLVYTEAFRIWGYLWDRFRGIRTTWGPQLPPSNVSLHGYVDSETGRMLPMEELHCESYRRVRWLEFTVAALAVGGAYLCCSPDGCQRFMQDKKQFLESMSQCFTDLTVFYRAEQRHRNAELFSVLLLLYGLQQELKVEDRSSFCRFYTVIVNGEPRLCPESASESVNLAQVYRELEKQPYMLETEPVRVVLELIHFWAARQWFQFFSFCKSARMTPLQRAVVFQSFTYGRYRAVLDLVLPNYYVYPKLRVRHAILVTELADQLMMHHEHCLEFLKRMGLDAQLECKTPHQLPPHAADSLYPIMPAPSGAAAATFASASESGDKAEWYLNLCHPNSDPVITADELEKRCVNKRVLFFPTYPAFFGFRVSHEAYERFPDAKGFPTTSAEDVRDALVVTSSSSPVVHGTVRPLSGFQGGAGPQSKAGTLSRRSAASTNRSDDGDHGGDEGCHADAYCDEGKQTGRDSPPFFDKEAALLSQLGCPVNLMEVLEAYCPPYHSEVAALRLSDTSEELFASLPAHRAEMLLRCRQLRLQARHWQRTPVRDNTTAALVSDEEALNWAEKMEMESVSTTSSLLNGSGNDDVLDDEGEESHSDEAAVRHALGVVVSPLKSDAELPAVISEARQLITAIRDNPLYAAAAAARAEAEAGEKSRQAKQKEADAQRKETAAEVTRSDQHPSSPPPFPPKPPSQPQRALALPELGPCIVVPLPDNYSDDADQRCNSQNAHVVVESPTTLPTQRLADMIGNNAETQVVTEGSERGPRDVSTTHQERPQSMSREDSAETVEPHRHIQAQSSASPPPPFSMPPVQFHTPMPEPPMPTAVSVFTPGKREPVVVAGTDTTTPPPAVAQYEGSSTSNSSSGSSSAPMLGYSHLKPLKQTLPGDGKDDAESAGDDDDKESELLSSRDKSSSASVVDDVESALNSNNAESGTLVPPIPPLWGGQRPLPVPPPMAVIDSFTPRSPLKKRPASSAAPPASHRIDREVERGVASGNESVEDAVEEVPASVNDEGLWKHHKAETARQPGVFAQRPPSAGIPASSVDVFARACVPLIEEYLHLWMRLTHEDDTTLRTAAQYVLNLREAEATAEATRSANEGGNEADCAALTRRGGLMQRRYRSALRDEKGATATASTWRQQWRLQRTAQAMARVARQLLTTAVLRGSMSEYGQLMWDLSISESEPSTTMGRDAAFGSGLCATEPGRGDAAKARAAQRHRVAYDGSDDARAARLSCGCSAAMLSVGDADVILAAAQVQPAGALARGAYSTITAWPSAPNGSSMRSAASIPVTEESSGLGYAKTICKSALNKTLSTVFSCGVGAETLPSYDSLASFFSNAVDVSLDSADDCGRSRRCCPAAALQLTSIYIWVSTESHCHRERLAIRASPAGTSAVDSTAFAWLFQNERERWLVSVMLPATSFTAMAVSADVSDRSDDDGRASWLQPNPSRRSGKRRRSSGQNSHVGDDTRGVMWLSEVDIDPHSATSPSPVPLVARLFHRDHFSDVLTVRSTLLAPTYNVGAAAQRSSAVPLMTRITLYGCDVHALPRLRVRRDGGVRLAQQHTCVAATHSPRKAAQVKASPDSTRALAMSHAHYTALLAVDIAEPGYMAKARRVLTAVVASHVARTTAMPARGAPAAAMEWNGHQEGVQEQNCVAGVLVCLLSSPAQVAATAPIVAEIKDVFGDLWHDRHGAGEKSKDGAVSEASTPTVVGVRIMYGDAEGAKAAMKTGMQALLSSYAQQALSVLAGDG; this is translated from the coding sequence ATGCAGAGACTTCAATACGGTCCTCAgcaacagccgccgccgccgcagcagcagcagcaggagcgccagTCGGCTACTGCGGAAGCGGTCGATGTCCCTTACAGCGACGCGAATATAGCGATGGTGCTGTCGTTATCGCCATTCTCAGAGTTTTGCAAGTTGCGTGACAACTGGACCGCCAAGCCGCTGATCCGCGGCCGCTACATCGGCATGTGCGGCGGCGATCCGGCGCAGCGGGAGCGGCGCGAAGACTTCGAGCACATTACACTCACGTCCTCGCCTTCCGCATCTACCCATGCctttggcggtggtgcacgcCGCCACACCGTGTGGGGGCAAGTAGAGGCATACAGCCGCTCCGCAGCCGGCAAGACAATAGACCCAGCGCAACAGCGgacgccgctggcgctggagaAGTCGATGCACTTCCTTGTCGAGCACTACCTGCGCgtgccgcacacacacctcgtCTACACGGAAGCTTTCCGCATCTGGGGCTACCTGTGGGACAGGTTTCGCGGGATCCGCACGACATGGGGTCCTCAGCTGCCCCCGAGCAACGTTAGCCTTCACGGCTACGTGGACAGTGAAACAGGCCGAATGCTCCCCATGGAAGAACTGCACTGCGAGAGCTATCGTCGCGTGCGCTGGCTCGAGTTCACCGTCGCCGCACTGGCTGTGGGCGGGGCGtacctctgctgctcccccGACGGCTGCCAGCGGTTCATGCAGGACAAGAAGCAGTTCCTCGAATCCATGTCGCAGTGTTTCACCGACCTGACCGTCTTCTATCgggcagagcagcggcaccgcaaCGCCGAGCTCTTCTCtgtgctactgctgctctACGGCCTGCAACAGGAGCTGAAGGTCGAGGACCGCTCTTCGTTTTGTCGCTTCTACACCGTCATCGTGAACGGTGAGCCTCGCCTGTGTCCAGAGAGCGCGTCGGAGAGTGTCAACCTCGCGCAGGTGTACcgcgagctggagaagcagcCGTACATGCTTGAGACCGAGCCGGTACGGGTGGTCCTGGAGCTCATCCACTTCTGggcagcgcggcagtggTTCCAGTTCTTTTCATTCTGCAAGTCAGCCCGCatgacaccgctgcagcgcgccgtcGTCTTCCAGTCCTTCACCTACGGTCGCTACCGCGCTGTGCTGGATCTCGTGTTGCCCAACTACTACGTCTATCCTAAACTGCGCGTGCGACATGCCATTCTGGTCACCGAGTTGGCCGACCAGCTCATGATGCACCACGAGCACTGCCTCGAGTTCCTTAAACGAATGGGCCTCGACGCTCAGCTGGAGTGTAAGACTCCGCACCAGCTGCCACCACACGCGGCAGACTCCCTCTACCCAATCATGCCAGCACCgtccggtgccgctgctgccaccttTGCTTCAGCCTCAGAGAGTGGGGATAAGGCTGAATGGTATTTGAACCTGTGCCACCCGAACTCTGACCCTGTCATCACGGCTGATGAGCTAGAGAAGAGGTGCGTTAACAAGCGagtgctcttcttccccacGTACCCCGCCTTCTTCGGGTTTCGCGTATCGCACGAGGCGTATGAGCGCTTCCCAGACGCGAAGGGCTTTCCAACGACCAGCGCCGAAGACGTCCGTGACGCGTTGGTGGtgaccagcagcagctcaccagTCGTCCACGGCACTGTGCGACCCCTGTCAGGGTTTCAGGGCGGCGCTGGACCTCAGTCGAAAGCGGGGACGTTGTCGAGGAGAAGTGCCGCGTCGACAaaccgcagcgacgacgggGACCACGGCGGGGACGAGGGCTGCCACGCGGACGCGTACTGCGACGAGGGCAAGCAGACGGGCCGCGACTCGCCACCGTTCTTCGACAAGGAAGCAGCTCTGCTCAGCCAACTCGGGTGTCCCGTGAACCTGATGGAGGTGTTGGAAGCCTACTGCCCACCCTATCACAGCGAAgtcgccgcgctgcggctgtcgGACACCAGTGAGGAGCTGTTCGCGTCGCTGCCAGCACACCGCGCGGAGATGCTGCTCCGGTGTCGCCAGTTGCGCCTCCAAGCCCGACATTGGCAAAGGACGCCAGTGCGTGAcaacaccactgccgctcttgTGTCCGATGAGGAAGCGCTGAACTGGGCAGAGAAAATGGAGATGGAATCCGTGTCCACAACGAGCAGCCTCTTGAACGGCAGCGGTAATGACGACGTGCTGGACGACGAGGGTGAAGAGAGCCATAGTGatgaggcagcggtgcggcacGCTTTGGGTGTGGTTGTGTCGCCGTTGAAGTCTGACGCTGAGTTACCAGCAGTCATCAGCGAAGCCCGGCAACTGATCACCGCTATCCGGGATAACCCACTCtacgcggcagccgcagcagcccgcgcggaagcggaggcgggggagaAGTCGCGGCAAGCAAAGCAGAAAGAGGCTGACGCCCAAAGAAaggagacagcagcagaggtgacGAGAAGCGACCAACACCCGagctctccgcctcccttccctccaaAGCCTCCCTCGCAACCGCAGAGGGCGCTGGCACTGCCCGAGTTGGGTCCCTGCATCGTTGTTCCTCTACCAGACAACtacagcgacgacgccgacCAGCGCTGCAACTCGCAGAACGCGCACGTTGTCGTAGAGTCTCCGACAACACTGCCGACTCAGCGCCTAGCGGACATGATTGGAAACAACGCTGAGACACAGGTAGTTACAGAGGGCAGTGAGAGGGGGCCCCGAGATGTGAGCACAACCCATCAGGAGCGGCCACAAAGTATGAGCCGGGAAGACTCTGCTGAGACAGTGGAGCCGCACCGGCATATTCAGGCACAGAGCTCGGcgtccccaccacccccgttCTCGATGCCGCCAGTTCAGTTCCACACGCCCATGCCCGAGCCCCCCATGCCCACAGCGGTCAGCGTGTTCACACCTGGCAAGCGCGAGCCGGTCGTTGTTGCTGGCACCGACACCACAACGCCGCCCCCCGCCGTGGCGCAGTACGAGGGCAGTAgcaccagcaacagcagcagcggtagcagcagcgccccaATGTTGGGCTACAGTCACCTGAAGCCACTAAAGCAGACGCTGCCGGGAGACGGCAAGGACGACGCGGAGAGTGCTGGTGATGACGACGATAAGGAGTCAGAACTGTTGAGTAGCAGGGACAAgtcctcctccgcgtctGTGGTCGACGACGTTGAGTCGGCATtgaacagcaacaacgccGAGAGCGGCACATTGGTGCCGCCCATCCCACCTCTGTGGGGCGGTCAGCGTcctctgccggtgccgccgccgatggcggTGATCGACAGCTTCACGCCGCGGTCTCCGCTGAAAAAACGTCCTGCATCATCAGCAGCCCCTCCCGCGTCTCACCGTATCGAcagagaggtggagcgagGTGTCGCCAGCGGGAACGAGAGCGTTGAGGATGCTGTTGAAGAAGTGCCGGCAAGTGTCAACGACGAGGGACTTTGGAAGCACCACAAAGCAGAGACAGCGCGGCAGCCCGGTGTGTTCGCGCAGAGACCGCCATCGGCGGGTATCCCTGCTTCCTCCGTGGACGTCTTCGCTCGCGCGTGCGTTCCACTGATTGAGGAATACCTGCATCTTTGGATGCGACTGACACACGAAGACGACACGACGctgcgcacagcagcgcagtaTGTGCTCAACCTCCGTGAAGCAGAGGCAACAGCTGAGGCTACACGCAGCGCCAACGAGGGTGGCAATGAAGCTGATTGCGCGGCACTCACTCGGCGAGGGGGCCTGATGCAACGCCGTTACAGGAGCGCGCTTCGAGACGAAAAGggagcaacagcgacagcgtccacgtggcggcagcagtggcgtctGCAAAGGACAGCCCAGGCGATGGCGCGCGTGGCCCGCCAGCTTCTCACCACGGCGGTGCTTCGAGGCAGCATGAGCGAGTACGGGCAGCTGATGTGGGACCTCTCCATCTCGGAGTCAGAACCCTCGACCACGATGGGACGCGATGCGGCTTTTGGAAGCGGTCTCTGCGCGACTGAACCCGGCCGCGGAGACGCGGCGAAGGcgcgtgcggcgcagcggcaccgtgtCGCCTATGACGGCAGTGACGAcgcgcgagcagcacgcctAAGCTGCGGTTGCTCTGCTGCCATGCTCTCTGTAGGCGATGCTGATGTGATtctcgccgctgcgcaggtgcagccTGCCGGTGCTTTGGCGAGAGGCGCGTATAGCACCATAACCGCATGGCCCTCGGCCCCGAATGGATCCTCGATGCGCTCTGCAGCGTCCATCCCAGTCACGGAGGAAAGCTCTGGTCTAGGCTACGCGAAGACCATATGTAAGTCCGCCTTGAACAAAACCTTGAGCACTGTCTTCAGCTGCGGTGTTGGCGCAGAGACTCTGCCCTCCTATGACTCACTagcttcttttttctccaaTGCCGTCGACGTGTCGCTGGATTCTGCGGACGACTGCGGCCGCTCTCGTCGTTGctgccctgcagcagcactgcagctcacCAGTATTTATATCTGGGTGAGCACTGAgagccactgccaccgcgaGCGCCTTGCCATTCGTGCATCCCCAGCCGGCACCAGCGCTGTGGACTCAACGGCGTTTGCTTGGCTGTTTCAGAATGAAAGAGAACGGTGGCTGGTGTCCGTGATGTTGCCGGCAACTTCATTCACAGCTATGGCGGTCTCCGCTGATGTGAGTGATAGGAGTGATGACGACGGACGAGCATCATGGCTACAGCCTAACCCAAGCCGACGGAGTGGAAAGCGTCGTCGCAGCAGTGGGCAGAACAGTCATGTCGGCGACGACACGCGCGGTGTAATGTGGCTGAGCGAAGTGGACATCGACCCGCACAGCGCAACTTCGCCCTCTCCAGTTCCGCTTGTCGCGCGGCTGTTTCATCGAGACCATTTTTCAGACGTGCTGACGGTGCGCTCCACACTGTTAGCCCCCACGTACAACgttggcgccgcagcgcagaggTCCAGCGCGGTGCCTCTAATGACACGCATCACCCTCTACGGCTGCGACGTGCATGCACTGCCGCGCTTGCGAGTGCGGCGCGATGGCGGAGTACgacttgcgcagcagcacacgtgcgtcgctgcgactCACAGCCCCAGAAAAGCTGCGCAGGTGAAGGCCTCGCCGGACTCCACGCGAGCGCTTGCCATGTCCCATGCACACTACACggccctcctcgccgtcgacATCGCAGAGCCGGGGTACATGGCGAAGGCGCGGCGTGTGCTGACAGCGGTTGTGGCGAGTCACGTGGCGCGCACGACGGCTATGCCGGCGCGTggagcaccagcggcggcgatggaaTGGAACGGCCACCAGGAGGGGGTGCAAGAGCAGAACTGCGTTGCTGGCGTTCTCGTGTGCCTCCTCAGCTCCCCCGCACAGGTGGCGGCCACCGCCCCTATCGTGGCAGAGATCAAAGACGTGTTCGGGGATCTTTGGCATGACCGACACGGCGCAggcgagaagagcaaagatGGCGCCGTCTCCGAAGCCTCAACACCGACTGTCGTCGGCGTTAGGATCATGTACGGTGACGCAGAGGGGGCGAAGGCAGCCATGAAGACGGGcatgcaggcgctgctgtcctcctacgcgcagcaggcgctgtcCGTGTTGGCCGGCGATGGCTGA
- a CDS encoding hypothetical protein (TriTrypDB/GeneDB-style sysID: LpmP.12.0300) — translation MDFGRRQRPDEVTTPKVEANLTLLGVSAPSSSPSAAHCRVTFDTADQQAACTTDSPPRTSVEKKARAGTLAVVSPSSSRFQVPPPPLSQTARAPAAQASRHASPHKGKESATVTSTEAQSPNSVHAYHHGDRQLSEDAVKVVSVRSDAEGEEGDVAARVLFSLLEKDNVIKRLTRTVEALQDENTVLHSRRAAAAEAAVVPTPPATGFALSPDRVKTSSPSWPATPVCWWKTEPKALLSEGVRQPYEGSQAPEGSDHANLKEQRLHASPSLSAAHATTSTITTLQRTLAEKEAELAGLHAHATTHGTAQAAGDAAMFAGEPPLGHNTGDSLTAGARRAPSASTSAAEAVAEARIAQLEWQLENVQQEKREDTHTLRDHINHLTRELHRKSRDTARQERQHKLELTALQQEVTALADQLDEQIRVSASAASASPRREPETEQVMELQRQLAEVKAREALLLRESAATQRRWLRELEEQKHLLDEARAEAAQEEAQNECRVQQERQLAQMTAQQQQQQLEAQVRQYKAALAQAQRELSELRTVHQRTEATVSDQRQHLQLISHDIATAALERAHEEQRTARAEEQVMLLRQQLRQAEAIISSQKAELEALRQARQDEATTASALQEEEHAALLKHVEGCMKGSEAVESALLAAESSRREMASQLAHALDERNEYHRLFREASVQAQAQLLEQQQLLSEGNDVVFRRLREVQADLTCRTEALGATQSELQTVQRQLFALKDELSSSETARCELGEELRAVQARYEAQTAQLVRVKEDLKGALHAQLSTVGKLRRREQQLRSQQAMSQRARERRQEEQRALQGIVDLLWSPAASLLPACRRASAVGTHEVSRVLNLPPAKVLRSAATLAPGSIPALSRRALASMLEWSASIDARKSRRDQKRRWAGRAVALTAGVGVESSDVQSTVHPSRSASSVSSATTSVVMSAVSWADAPATCEEDDTSAKLRAAGSTRVPLHSRVDSNLPTLERQLQLSAIAHKGEGRTAATDTDLPVLRLLGAIHDAVEQMCAAFAAAQHELGTKRTAVRTLVKERKAQQAQVEELRATLQEQQHKAERLQRNAVQTMRAESQVELEKANHAWRERHEVDMALQLRSCAEQHRRAVAEVVEACAEHVQAELIAFVQLLPTTLGAALAAAASASAESMRDKVLREVRHEYCCPPDTPTAVHHLVGGHDHGAPTPPTSTAAAAADDVSLLSLGLEVQPDVQAECDAIIRDVLGMACGWDDLTSAVMIANSTAVATYPPGRVLPSTASPDPQPGALAYNSAVGSSASPPAAEPTQRIVANAEAALWAEEEMAELREVIHSHLTHSLASLTAVTSLSSLAGVTTGVSGNRKGEVRQDAYGHMRDTPATLGRASSGTSPINAKRADAGEGLEAALRETVLPRWMNFPRTATHQASPSPSLSPVRVTVSTPAPPRSSAAGVVAATPLSLHQQQPRLLALLLNACVAHVHERLLA, via the coding sequence ATGGATTTTgggagaaggcagcggccGGATGAGGTGACGACACCAAAGGTTGAAGCGAACCTCACTCTCCTAGGTGTAAgcgcaccgtcgtcgtcacctTCAGCAGCCCATTGTCGTGTCACCTTCGACACCGCAGATCAGCAAGCGGCATGCACTACTGACTCTCCTCCGCGAACCTCAGTCGAGAAGAAAGCGCGCGCGGGAACGTTGGCGGTCGTGTCTCCGTCCTCCAGTCGCTTTCAAgtaccgccaccgccactctcACAAACCGCACGAGCTCCTGCCGCGCAAGCGTCCCGACACGCATCACCACACAAGGGCAAAGAAAGCGCCACAGTCACCTCTACCGAAGCGCAGAGCCCCAACAGCGTCCACGCATACCATCATGGGGACCGCCAACTCAGCGAAGATGCCGTCAAGGTCGTCAGCGTCCGTAGTGATgcggaaggagaggagggcgatgTTGCTGCGCGGgtcctcttctcgctgctTGAGAAGGATAACGTGATCAAGCGGCTCACACGCACCGTCGAGGCGTTGCAAGACGAGAATACTGTGCTGCACAGTCgtcgtgcggcggcggcggaggcggctgtCGTACCAACGCCACCAGCCACGGGCTTTGCACTCTCTCCGGATAGGGTGAAGACATCGTCCCCGTCGTGGCCTGCGACGCCGGTGTGTTGGTGGAAGACGGAGCCCAAGGCCTTGCTGTCTGAGGGTGTTCGACAGCCGTACGAAGGCTCGCAAGCTCCCGAGGGGAGTGATCATGCCAACCtgaaggagcagcgcctgcacgctTCCCCATCCCTCTCGGCTGCTCATGCCACCACGAGTACCATCACAACTCTGCAGCGCACGCTGGCcgaaaaagaggcggagTTGGCAGGGcttcacgcacacgccaccaCCCATGGCACGGCGCAGGCCGCGGGAGACGCCGCCATGTTTGCTGGAGAGCCGCCTTTGGGCCACAACACCGGTGATTCCTTGACAGCTGGCGCTCGACGCGCACCATCAGCATCGACGtctgcggcggaggcggtcgCAGAGGCGCGTATCGCCCAGCTCGAGTGGCAGCTGGAGAACGTTCAGCAAGAGAAACgagaggacacacacacgctgcggGACCACATCAACCATCTCACGCGTGAACTACACCGTAAGAGTCGCGACACGGCGCggcaagagcggcagcacaagCTTGAGCTTACGGCTCTTCAGCAGGAAGTAACGGCCCTAGCCGATCAGCTTGACGAGCAGATTCGTGTCTCCGCGAGCGCCGCTTCTGCATCGCCGAGGAGAGAGCCGGAGACGGAGCAGGTGATGGAGCTTCAGCGtcagctggcggaggtgaaggcacgggaggcgctgctgctgagggaGAGTGCAGCtacgcagcggcgctggctgcgagagctggaggagcagaagcacTTGCTCGACGAAGCTCGTGCGGAGGCTGCGCAGGAAGAGGCACAGAACGAGTGTcgtgtgcagcaggagcgccagcTGGCTCAGATGACAgctcaacagcagcagcagcagcttgaGGCGCAGGTGCGTCAGTACAAGGCTGCCCTCGCGCAAGCGCAGCGAGAGCTGTCAGAGCTGCGAACCGTACATCAGCGCACAGAGGCGACGGTGTCGGACCAGcgacagcacctccagctgaTCAGCCATGAcatcgccacagcagcgctggagcgTGCTCATGAGGAGCAGCGAACTGCGCGGGCGGAAGAGCAGGTCAtgctgctccgccagcagctgcgtcaaGCAGAAGCCATCATCTCATCACAAAAAgccgagctggaggcgctccGACAGGCTCGCCAGGACGAGGCGACGACGGCCTCTGCGCtgcaagaagaagaacacGCCGCACTGCTCAAGCATGTGGAAGGCTGCATGAAGGGCAGTGAGGCGGTGGAGAGCGCGTTACTGGcggcggagagcagcagacgTGAGATGGCTTCCCAACTGGCGCATGCCCTGGATGAGCGGAACGAGTACCACCGACTATTCCGTGAGGCGTCGGtgcaggcacaggcacagctgttggagcagcagcagctcctcagcGAAGGTAACGATGTAGTGTTCCGGCGACTGCGAGAGGTCCAAGCAGATCTTACGTGTCGCACAGAGGCCCTGGGGGCGACACAGAGTGAACTGCAGACGGTGCAACGGCAACTATTCGCCTTGAAGGATGAGCTCAGCAGCTCAGAAACAGCGCGATGTGAACTTGGTGAAGAGCTGCGAGCCGTGCAGGCGCGGTACGAGGCCCAGACCGCACAACTCGTCCGTGTAAAGGAAGATTTGAAGGGCGCGTTGCACGCGCAGCTGAGTACAGTGGGCAAACTTCGTAgaagggagcagcagctgcgctcgcAGCAGGCGATGTCGCAGCGAGCGAGGGAACGGCGACAAGAGGAACAGCGGGCACTCCAGGGCATTGTGGACCTTCTGTGGTCACCGGCCGCGTCCCTGTTGCCGGCGTGCCGGCGCGCTTCTGCGGTGGGGACACACGAAGTAAGCCGCGTGTTGAATTTACCGCCGGCAAAAGTACTGAGGAGTGCAGCAACGCTGGCACCAGGTAGCATACCGGCCCTGTCGCGTAGGGCCCTCGCGTCGATGCTGGAGTGGAGTGCCAGCATCGATGCGAGGAAATCTCGCCGTGACCAGAAGCGGCGATGGGCGGGCAGAGCCGTCGCCCTAACGGCGGGTGTCGGTGTCGAAAGCAGCGATGTCCAGTCGACCGTGCACCCGTCTCGGTCGGCGTCGTCGGTGTCCTCCGCTACAACGTCGGTGGTGATGTCCGCTGTCAGCTGGGCCGACGCGCCAGCGACTTGCGAGGAAGACGATACGTCGGCAAAGCTTAGAGCTGCTGGATCCACGAGGGTGCCCCTCCATTCCCGCGTCGACAGCAACCTACCTACGCTCgaacggcagctgcagctctctgcCATCGCccacaaaggagaagggcgAACAGCGGCAACCGATACGGACCTCCCCGTCCTACGCCTTCTCGGTGCCATTCACGATGCTGTTGAGCAGATGTGCGCagccttcgccgccgcgcagcacgagCTCGGTACCAAGCGTACTGCGGTCCGGACGCTGGTGAAGGAACGGAAGGCGCAACAGGCACAGgtagaggagctgcgcgctaCCCttcaagagcagcagcacaaggcAGAGCGGCTACAGCGCAACGCTGTCCAGACCATGCGTGCGGAGTCTCAAGTGGAGCTCGAGAAGGCGAACCACGCATGGCGGGAGAGGCACGAGGTGGATATGGCACTTCAGCTACGGTCCTGTGCGGAGCAGCATCGACGCGCAGTGGCAGAGGTCGTGGAGGCGTGCGCAGAGCACGTCCAAGCGGAGCTCATCGCCTTTGTACAACTCCTGCCCACCACTCTGGGCGCTGcgctggcagcagccgcatcggCCTCAGCGGAGAGCATGCGCGACAAAGTGCTTCGAGAAGTACGTCATGAGTACTGCTGCCCCCCTGACACTCCGACCGCAGTCCATCACCTCGTCGGTGGTCACGACCATGGTGCACCGACGCCTCCCACaagcactgccgccgcggctgctgatGATGTGTCGCTCCTCTCGTTGGGCCTTGAGGTGCAGCCTGATGTGCAGGCGGAGTGCGACGCGATCATTCGGGATGTTCTCGGCAtggcgtgtgggtgggaCGACTTGACCAGCGCTGTTATGATCGCCAACAGCACTGCAGTCGCTACTTATCCGCCAGGACGCGTTCTGCCCTCCACAGCATCGCCGGATCCGCAGCCAGGCGCGCTTGCTTACAACTCCGCTGTCgggagcagcgcctccccTCCGGCTGCCGAGCCAACTCAGAGAATCGTAGCGAATGCCGAAGCTGCTCTGTGGGCCGAAGAGGAGATGGCAGAGCTTAGAGAAGTGATTCATTCACacctcactcactcactaGCGTCGCTGACAGCAGTGACATCGCTTTCCTCGCTGGCGGGAGTGACCACCGGCGTGTCGGGAAACAGGAAAGGTGAAGTGCGGCAAGACGCGTATGGCCATATGCGAGACACACCTGCCACTCTCGGCCGTGCGAGTAGTGGCACCAGTCCCATCAATGCCAAGAGAGCGGACGCCGGTGAAGGGTTGGAGGCGGCACTGAGAGAGACAGTCCTACCACGATGGATGAACTTCCCTCGCACGGCCACCCACCAAGCCTCACCATCACCGTCGCTTTCACCCGTCAGGGTAACTGTAAGCACGCCAGCTCCGCCGAGAagctctgctgctggagtAGTAGCCGCTACTCCACTTTCTCTACATCAGCAGCAACCCCGCCTACTCGCCTTGTTGCtgaatgcgtgtgtggcacaCGTGCACGAACGACTGCTGGCGTGA